The Gloeomargarita sp. SKYB120 sequence TATGCAGGGAGGCCTTGGTAGCTATTGAGAGCAAAACCAAAGGTGGGGCTACGCCCTGTGACCGAAGGGATGACATAACTACATATGTCAACCTTTGTCGGCTCGGCTATCTATCCCAACAACCACTGGGTCGCTCAAATGGACTGCAGCGCTTCCAGGGATTCTGGCAATATCTGCCCCCCATCCACGACCAGGGTCTGGCCGGTGATATAGCCTACTTCATCGGATGCCAGGAATAAAGCAGCGTAGGCCACATCTTCCACCCGACCGAGCCGCCTTAGGGGGATAGAGGCCGCCATTTGTCGCAAGTAGTCGTCGCCCAGGCCCGCCAACCCCTCCGTGAGAATATTCCCAGGCAAGACAGCATTGATGGTCACGCCGTAGCGGGCCAGCTCCAGGGCGGCGGTGCGTAGGAAGCCAAGCTGTCCGGCTTTGGAGGCGCCGTAATGGGTCCAGCCTGGAAAGCCAGTAATTGGACCGGTGATGGAGGAGGTGAGAACCACCCGCCCGCGCCCACGGCGTTGGAAAGCGGGAATGGCCGCCTTGACGCAGAGAAAACACCCCTTCAGATTCGTGGCAAGGACTTCGTCCCACTCCTCGGGTGCCAGGTCCTCCAACCGTTTTTGGGGAAAGATACCCGCGTTGGCGCACAGAATATCTAGACCACCGTATGCCTGCTCTGCCCGCGCCATCAACTCCTGGACCTGTTCCCACTGGGAGACGTCACAGGCTTGGGCAATCACCTGGCCACCGGTCATCTCCTGCAGTTCCTGCGCTGTAGCCGCTAACTTGGATGGGTCACGGGCGGCGATCAGCACCTTGGCCCCCTGCTGGGCAAACACGCGGGCGATGCCCTTGCCGATGCCCCGCGATGCGCCGGTCACCACCACCGAGCGTCCCGCTACGGAAAACATGGCTCTCCTCCCTTAGCGCAGTTCCCGTTCCGCTTCGGCAATCAGCGCACTCTCTTCCTCCGGCGCTCGGGCCACCAGCCGGAAACGGCTATAGAACCAGTAGTATCCCATCATGAGCACCACAAAAATGACTGTTCCCACCACCCCAGGACGGTAGCTCTCGACCGCGAATGTCGCCGCCAGACAAATCAACGCCAAGATGGCACCGACCCAGGCGCCTGGCACACCCAGCGGGCTTCGGTAGGGTCTCGGCAGGTTGGGGCGGGTGCGGGCCAAATGAATGTAGGAAAACAGGGTCAGAGCATAGGAAATCACAGCGCCGAAAACCGCCATATTCAACAAGGCTGCGCCCACACTGTCGGAAAAGGCGTTAATCAAGATGCAAATGACAAACCCCACCACTGCGCCGAGCGTCAGGGCATAGTGGGGCGTATGGTAGCGGCTGACGACCGACAGCCCCCTGGGCAGGTAGCCCGCCCGCGAGAGCGCAAAAAGCACCCGCCCATAGGCGTAAATAATCGCGTGGAAGCTGGCCACTAGACCGGTAATCGAAATCAGCGTCAAAACCGTCGTGGTCGCAGCATCCTGAAAAACCGCCTTAAACCCCAACTCCAGAGGAGCTGCCGACTCCCCGACCTCCTTGGCCCCCGCGACCCCCACATTCAGCACAAGCGTCAACACCGAGAGCGCCAGCAGCGTCAGGATGGCCAAGATCAACGCGCGCGGCATATCCCGCACCACATCGTGAGACTCCTCCGCCGCCACCGGCAGTTGCTCAATCGCCAAGTAGAACCAGATGGCATAGGGAAGCGCGGCAAAGACCCCATACAGGCCGAAGGGGAGAAAACCAGAGTTGCCCGGCTGGGGCTGGATATTAAAAAGATTGTCCCAGCTCAAGGCTCCCGAAAAGATAGCGGCCCCGTAGAACACGACCAAAACCCCCAGCGCCAAGAAGGTCACAATCAGAGAAACTTGAAGAGATAACTTCGTGCCCCGAATGTTGATAAACACAAACAGCACATAAAAGAGGGCCCACCATATCCAGGCCGGTACTCCCGGAATCAGGGCATCCATGTACCCCGCGATTCCAACCACGATGACAGCAGGGCTAATGACATACTCCACCAGGTCCGTAATCCCATTGATGTAAGCCCAGGTGGGGCCGAAAGCGTGACGGGTAAAGGCGTAAAAACCACCGGCGTGGGGCAGGGCTGTGGAAAGCTCGGCAATGGAAAACACCAAAGTCAGGTACATGACTGCGACGATAACCGTGGCAATGAGAAGTCCGCCAAACCCGCCGGCAGCTAGGCCGTAATTCCAGCCGAAAAAGTCTCCAGAAATGACCGCCCCCACCCCCAGACCCCACAGGAGCAGCCAGTCGGCACTCTTGCGCAGGCGCCTTCTGTGCAAGTAACCCTCGTCCACGTCAACGTAGCGCACATCTCGACGCCTCCTATGCTTGTCCACGTAATTACCTCCTCAGCAGTCGTTGTCTAAAGCATTCCTTAGCCGACTACCACCAGTCTGTATTACAAGTAACAGGACTGCAAAGCACAACCACTTTGGTCGCCAGTATGCGACCTTGGGGCTAGTATTGGTAATACTTTTTACAGAATCAAATAAGATGACGTTGATAACTTACTAGGGCGTTATGCCCTTTACGAATCAGTATTGAATGGGTGTGCTCTACAGTGATGATTTCATTGCCGCCTTCAAGCAGGGGGTTGAACAACTCGCGCCTTTGTGGGGGCTTTCACCCCAAACGCAGGTGCGTCTCCTAACCGTTTCGGAAAATGCCACGTTTCGTGCCGACGACCTGGAGCGGGATACACCGGTCATTTTCCGGGTTTACCGGCCCGGTTACCACACCCGCGATGAAATTGAATCGGAATTTATCTGGATTGAAGCCTTGCGGGCAGAGGGCATTGTGACGACGCCGGAACCCTTGCGCACGCGGGAGGGGAGTTACCTCGCTTCGTTCGTCCATGCGGGTACGGAACGGTATGTCGCTGCATTTAGTTTTCTCCAGGGCAAAGAGCCGAATCCTGAAGACGAGCAGGATTTGACCAAAGCGTTTGGGGTTTTGGGTGAAATTAGCGCTCGCCTGCATGCCCACGCCAAGTCCTGGCATCCTCCCGCCAACTTTGTCCGCAAGACATGGGATTTTTCCACGACCATCGGCGAGCGTCCCCACTGGGGACCCTGGCAAGCTGCGTTGGGTCTGGAGCCAGAGGGGGCAGCCATTTTGCGTCGCTGTATTGGCGTCCTGCAGCGGCGCGTGGCGGCCTACGGGATGACACCGGACCGTTTCGGGCTGATCCACGCCGATTTGCGGGTAACCAACCTGCTGGTGGACGGGGACCAGATTGGCGTGATTGACTTCGACGACTGTGGCTTTGGCTGGTTCATTTACGACTTTGCTGCTGCTGTGAGTTTTCTGGAGCACAAGCCCTACATCCCGTTGTTGGCGGAGGCGTGGTTGGAGGGCTACCGTCGAGTTGCTCCTGTCGCCCCTGAGGACGTGGACATGATTCCCGATTTTGTGATGTTGCGCCGCATCATGTTGACGGCCTGGATTGCGGGTCACAGTGAAACCCCTTCGGCGCGCGAGGCGGGGTTAGCCGCCTACACCCAGGGGACTATCGAGCTGGCGGAGCGCTACCTGAGCACACGTTAGACTGGGATAGGGATGGAGATAGCCGATGACAACAGTTCCCTGCGTCACTACAGATACAACATCGCCTTTGCTGGCGCGTCGTTTAGCCAATGCTGGGGCGGCTTCTATCCTGTTTTACGACAAACCCTTAGAACTAGTGCGTGGGCAGGGAGCTTGGCTCGAAGCGGCGGATGGGACGCTTTACCTGGATGCCTATAACAATGTGCCGTCGGTTGGCCACTGTCACCCCAAAGTTGTGGCGGCCATCGCCGAGCAGACGGCAAAGCTAGCGATTCACAGTCGTTATCTGCACGAGATTGTCGAGTCCTATCTTGAGCGGCTCAAGGCCACCTTCCCTAGCAACCTTGCCAATATTGTGCTCTGCTGCACGGCCAGCGAAGCAAACGACCTGGCCATGCGAATTGCGATGCGCGCCACAGGGAGGCGGGGTTTCATCATCACCGAGAATGCCTACCACGGCAGCACGCTGGCCACGATCGACATTTCGCCCGCCCTGTGGAAACGGCGCGGTCCACCGGCTTACGTGCGCCTGGTTCCCCCACCGTCTCGGAGGGCTTACGGTGATGACATTACAGGTGGGTTTACGGCGGCTGTCGCTCAAGCAGCAGCAGCACTGGAAGCGGATGGATTGGGCTTGGCTGCCTTTATTTGTGACTCGATTTTTTCCAGCGATGGCGTGCTGGCGGACCCACCTGGGTTTCTCGGGCCGGTGGTTGAGACAGTACGGGCGGCTGGAGGTCTCTACATTGCCGATGAAGTACAATCCGGCTTTGGCCGCACCGGCGCCGGTATGTGGGGGTTTCAACGCCATGGCGTACAGCCTGATATGGTGACGATGGGGAAGGCCATGGGAAATGGCTACCCAGTCGCGGGTTTGGCTGTGAGACCCGAGTTGCTGTCTCAACTTTGTGAAGACATTGTGTATTTCAACACCTACGCCGGTAATCCGGTTGCGGCAGCGGCTGGGTTGGCCGTGCTCGACGTGATTGAACAGGAGAAGCTGATAGACAACGCGGCGCACCAAGGCGCTGTCTTGCTTGCCGGGATTCGCGACATCGTGGCGGGAAACCCCTTGATTGCCGAAGTCCGGGGCGCTGGTTTTTTCATTGGCGTTGAGTTTGCCGGCGTGGAAGCGCCAGCACGTGTGAAAGCGATGGTTGAGGGGTTGCGGCAGCGGCGAGTGCTTATTGGAACGACAGGACGTCACGGTGAGTCGCTGAAAATCCGGCCGCCACTTTGTTTCTCTGACAAAGAAGTAGCCACCTTCTTGGCAGCGTTTGCTGATGCGCTGGCTGAAGTGACGGCTGCACCTAACAGCCCAAGAACTGAACCGGTTCCTATCTGAGTCTCCCCGAGTTGCTCAACCTTCCACTAGCGGGGGACGAGCGATTGAACAAACGTTTCTCCTAGGTTGCTTGGCTAGCTGCGTCAACAGCGCTATCACTATAAAGCACCGGCTGCTGTCTGGTCGAAAAAGCCATCGGTGCGGGTGAGATTCAGCATCTGCAAAACGGGTGGACCACTAGCGCCTTCGGGGTAATCAATCACGCTAACTGCGCCGTTGCCCTGCTTGAATAACCAAAATCGCTCCGGCCCCAAGTGAAACAACTGGCACAGGATGGCCTTGTTAATCGCGTCATGGGCCACCACCAGCCCGTGCTGTCCTTCGTAGCGGGTAATGATTTTGTGCCAGGCCCGTCCGGCCCGTTCCCAGACTTGATAGAGATTTTCGCCCTGGGGCATTTGCACCGTTTCGGGATGGCGATGCCAGGCGGCCAGCATCCCCGGAAATTCCGCTTCCACCTGGTGGTGAAACTTGCCTTCCCATAACCCGTGGCTAATTTCCTGCAGGTCGGGTAGGAGTTCCAAGGCAACACCGGGGTGAGATTGGAGAATGATCTCCGCCGTTTGCCGTGCCCGACGCAGGGGACTGCTCACTGCGAAATCAAGGGGGACATCGGCGAGGAGTTGGCGGGTCTGTTGGGCCTGGCGCTGGCCCTGGTCGTTCAGGGGAATGTCCTTCTGCCCTTGAAACTGGCCCTGGCGATTCCAGTCGGTTTCCCCGTGCCGCACCAGGTAAATCCGCGTGCCGCCCTTGGACTTGGGAAATAGGCTGCCGGTGTGAAAGACTAGGTTCAGGGCTTCCAATTGCACCTGATCCCCCTGGAGATTGACGATGCTCACCCCGCAGTTGCTCTGTTGCAGCCGGAAATAGTCCGCCGGTTGGAGTCCTAGGAGTTGCACCAGCCACATGCGGTTGATCGTGGCATGACCAACCCCTAACACCGTTTGCCCCTGGTGCTGGGTCGTGAGCGTTTGGGTCAAGCGTTCCGCCTGGCTGAGCAATTCCAGGAGCGGGTAGCGGCCATTCATCACGAATTCCGCCGGATTGGTGCGCCAGCGCCGGTAGTCCTCGGGAAATTGGACACGCACCGTTTCGTGGGGCAACCCTTCCCAGGCGGCCAGGTCAATCTCCAGCAGGTCAGGCGTCGGCGTGATAGGCACCCCAGCTAAGTTGAACAACTGGGCGGTCTCTAGGGCGCGTCGTAGGGGGCTGACGTAAATATGGTCAATCGGGACCCCCTGGAGCATCTGGCCGGTTTGGATGGCCATGACCCGTCCCCGCTCGGTGAGTAGCGCCGCATCCGAACGACCTTGGATGAGGGACTGGGCGTTGTAGGTGCTTTCGCCGTGACGGGTGAGCAGGAGACGGGTGCCAGTGGTCATGCAGAACGGGAATTACTTCACCGCTACTGTAGCACCAGCCTCGACCAGCTTGGCCTTGATTTTCTCGGCTTCTTCCTTGGGGATGCCCTCCTTGACGGGTTTGGGAGCCGCTTCCACCAGGTCTTTGGCCTCTTTGAGCCCCAGGCCAGTCAACTCCCGCACCACCTTCAAGATAGCAATCTTCTTGTCGGCGGGCACCGCTTCCAGAATCACGCTGAATTCGGTTTGCTCCTCCACCGGTTCGGGAGCGGGGGCAGCGGCGGGAGCACCAGCAGCGGCAGCGGGAGCAGCGGCCATGACCATGCCCCCTACCGGAGCAGCGGCGCTCACCCCAAAGGTTTCTTCAATTTTCTTGACCAGTTCCGCCGCCTCCAGCAGCGTTAAGCTTTTCAACTCTTCCAAAATGGCATCAGTTTTAGCAGACATGGTGATTTCTCCTTATGTCTCATGAACGACACAACGTGAACTAGGAACCGGCGGCTTCCTTTTGCTGGACGACCGCCTGGAGCACCCGCCCCAAAGAAGCGGGCACTTCGTTGATCCCCGTCGCCAGTTGGGTGGGGACGGCGTGGAGCGCTGTGGCCAGTTGGGTGGGCAGCATTTTGAGCATGCCCGCCACCTTGGCCATCAACACCTCTTTCGGGGGCAGGTCAAGCACGGCTTTGAGGCCCTGTTCGTCCAGGGCTTGCCCCTCCATCACTGCGCCCCGCAATTCTGTCTTTTTGGTGGTTTTTTGGAACTCTTGATAGGCTTTGACCGCGCCAGGCAAATCGTCCCGGATCAGCAAGAAGGCGTTGGGTCCCTTCAGGAACCGCTCCATCGGCTGCCAGGTGGGATTGTCCCGGATAGCTAGGCGCATCAAGGTGTTTTTGGTGACCTTGCAGACAGTGCCGGTGGGTCGGAGGCGCCGGCGCAGGTCGGTCATCTCCGCCACCGTCAACCCCTGGTAATCAATCACTAGCGTCATCTGGGCTTGGTCCAGGGTCTTTTTTAAGTCAGCAACAATGGCCTGTTTTTGCGCTAGGGTTCGTCCCATAGGCTCTCCCAAATAAAAAACCCGGTTATGGTTGCCGGGCCAAACCAAGCATCACCCCTTAGGGGGTTGGCTGGGCTGACCTCGGCAGGACATTTACGCATCAAGCACCTGCGGTCTGCGGTCATGGATGCAATTGGGGGTGACTCACTCGATAGGCCAAACTCCTCCTCAACGCGCCCGTCGAAACTTTTACGCCTCCGCCAGTTTCATCTCCCGCAACAGGTTGAAGTCCACTTCAATCCCCGGTCCCATCGTGGCGGAAATAAAGAGACTGCGCCAGTAACGGCCCTTGGCGCCCGGCGGTCGGTTGCGGTCAATCGACTCCTGCAATGCCTTGAGATTGACCAGCAAATCCTCAACCGCAAAAGAAGCCTTGCCGAATAGGACATGGACGATCCCGGAGCGGTCCGCCCGGTACTCCAATTTCCCTGCTTTGAACTCTTTAATAGCTGCAGCCAGGTCGAAGGTCACCGTTCCCCCTTTAGGCGAGGGCATCAATCCCTTCGGCCCCAACAGTTTCCCTAGCTTGGCCACCTTGGGCATGATGTCCGGTGTGGCAATCAGCTTATCGAAATCCAAGCGCCCTCCGGCAATCTCTTCGATGAGTTCTTCAGACCCATAGACATCGGCTCCCGCCGCCTGGGCCTCCGCAACTTTTTCCCCGCGCGCAATGACCGCCACCCGCACCGTTTGCCCCGTGCCCTTGGGAAGCGTCACCGTCGCCCGCAACTGCTGGTCGTTGAACTTGGGGTCAATGCCCAGCCGGATATGGGCTTCGGCGCTTTCGGGAAACTTAGCCGTCGCCGTCTCCTTAAGCAGGGCAATCGCTTCTTTGGGCTCGTAAGGTCGCGGCTCCACCTTGGCTAGCAGCGCCTGAAACCGCTTGGAGTGTTTCTTCATCCCGCTTTACCTCCGGGGTGTTGACGAGGTTTGTCCTCTCCCCCCTCCCCGCATAAGCACATTTATCAATTATCACTGACAGGATAGACCCTGTCAATCCACAATCGTGATCCCCATCTGGCGCGCCGTGCCCGCCACCGTGCGCATAGCCGCCTCGAGGTCATCCGTATTCAGGTCGGGCAATTTCGTCTGGGCGATTTCCCGCAGTTGGGCGCGGGTAATTTTGCCGACTTTTTTGCCCTTGGGGTCGCCGGAGCCTTTTTCAATCCCGGCGGCTTTGGCCAGCAACACCGATGCCGGGGGCGTTTTCAGGACAAACGTAAAGCTGCGGTCTTCGTAGATGGTAATTTCCGCCGGGATGATCATCCCCACCTTGTCGGCGGT is a genomic window containing:
- the fabG gene encoding 3-oxoacyl-ACP reductase FabG, which gives rise to MFSVAGRSVVVTGASRGIGKGIARVFAQQGAKVLIAARDPSKLAATAQELQEMTGGQVIAQACDVSQWEQVQELMARAEQAYGGLDILCANAGIFPQKRLEDLAPEEWDEVLATNLKGCFLCVKAAIPAFQRRGRGRVVLTSSITGPITGFPGWTHYGASKAGQLGFLRTAALELARYGVTINAVLPGNILTEGLAGLGDDYLRQMAASIPLRRLGRVEDVAYAALFLASDEVGYITGQTLVVDGGQILPESLEALQSI
- the eat gene encoding ethanolamine permease translates to MRYVDVDEGYLHRRRLRKSADWLLLWGLGVGAVISGDFFGWNYGLAAGGFGGLLIATVIVAVMYLTLVFSIAELSTALPHAGGFYAFTRHAFGPTWAYINGITDLVEYVISPAVIVVGIAGYMDALIPGVPAWIWWALFYVLFVFINIRGTKLSLQVSLIVTFLALGVLVVFYGAAIFSGALSWDNLFNIQPQPGNSGFLPFGLYGVFAALPYAIWFYLAIEQLPVAAEESHDVVRDMPRALILAILTLLALSVLTLVLNVGVAGAKEVGESAAPLELGFKAVFQDAATTTVLTLISITGLVASFHAIIYAYGRVLFALSRAGYLPRGLSVVSRYHTPHYALTLGAVVGFVICILINAFSDSVGAALLNMAVFGAVISYALTLFSYIHLARTRPNLPRPYRSPLGVPGAWVGAILALICLAATFAVESYRPGVVGTVIFVVLMMGYYWFYSRFRLVARAPEEESALIAEAERELR
- a CDS encoding phosphotransferase, translating into MGVLYSDDFIAAFKQGVEQLAPLWGLSPQTQVRLLTVSENATFRADDLERDTPVIFRVYRPGYHTRDEIESEFIWIEALRAEGIVTTPEPLRTREGSYLASFVHAGTERYVAAFSFLQGKEPNPEDEQDLTKAFGVLGEISARLHAHAKSWHPPANFVRKTWDFSTTIGERPHWGPWQAALGLEPEGAAILRRCIGVLQRRVAAYGMTPDRFGLIHADLRVTNLLVDGDQIGVIDFDDCGFGWFIYDFAAAVSFLEHKPYIPLLAEAWLEGYRRVAPVAPEDVDMIPDFVMLRRIMLTAWIAGHSETPSAREAGLAAYTQGTIELAERYLSTR
- a CDS encoding aminotransferase class III-fold pyridoxal phosphate-dependent enzyme encodes the protein MTTVPCVTTDTTSPLLARRLANAGAASILFYDKPLELVRGQGAWLEAADGTLYLDAYNNVPSVGHCHPKVVAAIAEQTAKLAIHSRYLHEIVESYLERLKATFPSNLANIVLCCTASEANDLAMRIAMRATGRRGFIITENAYHGSTLATIDISPALWKRRGPPAYVRLVPPPSRRAYGDDITGGFTAAVAQAAAALEADGLGLAAFICDSIFSSDGVLADPPGFLGPVVETVRAAGGLYIADEVQSGFGRTGAGMWGFQRHGVQPDMVTMGKAMGNGYPVAGLAVRPELLSQLCEDIVYFNTYAGNPVAAAAGLAVLDVIEQEKLIDNAAHQGAVLLAGIRDIVAGNPLIAEVRGAGFFIGVEFAGVEAPARVKAMVEGLRQRRVLIGTTGRHGESLKIRPPLCFSDKEVATFLAAFADALAEVTAAPNSPRTEPVPI
- a CDS encoding histidine phosphatase family protein, whose product is MTTGTRLLLTRHGESTYNAQSLIQGRSDAALLTERGRVMAIQTGQMLQGVPIDHIYVSPLRRALETAQLFNLAGVPITPTPDLLEIDLAAWEGLPHETVRVQFPEDYRRWRTNPAEFVMNGRYPLLELLSQAERLTQTLTTQHQGQTVLGVGHATINRMWLVQLLGLQPADYFRLQQSNCGVSIVNLQGDQVQLEALNLVFHTGSLFPKSKGGTRIYLVRHGETDWNRQGQFQGQKDIPLNDQGQRQAQQTRQLLADVPLDFAVSSPLRRARQTAEIILQSHPGVALELLPDLQEISHGLWEGKFHHQVEAEFPGMLAAWHRHPETVQMPQGENLYQVWERAGRAWHKIITRYEGQHGLVVAHDAINKAILCQLFHLGPERFWLFKQGNGAVSVIDYPEGASGPPVLQMLNLTRTDGFFDQTAAGAL
- the rplL gene encoding 50S ribosomal protein L7/L12 — translated: MSAKTDAILEELKSLTLLEAAELVKKIEETFGVSAAAPVGGMVMAAAPAAAAGAPAAAPAPEPVEEQTEFSVILEAVPADKKIAILKVVRELTGLGLKEAKDLVEAAPKPVKEGIPKEEAEKIKAKLVEAGATVAVK
- the rplJ gene encoding 50S ribosomal protein L10, giving the protein MGRTLAQKQAIVADLKKTLDQAQMTLVIDYQGLTVAEMTDLRRRLRPTGTVCKVTKNTLMRLAIRDNPTWQPMERFLKGPNAFLLIRDDLPGAVKAYQEFQKTTKKTELRGAVMEGQALDEQGLKAVLDLPPKEVLMAKVAGMLKMLPTQLATALHAVPTQLATGINEVPASLGRVLQAVVQQKEAAGS
- the rplA gene encoding 50S ribosomal protein L1, with amino-acid sequence MKKHSKRFQALLAKVEPRPYEPKEAIALLKETATAKFPESAEAHIRLGIDPKFNDQQLRATVTLPKGTGQTVRVAVIARGEKVAEAQAAGADVYGSEELIEEIAGGRLDFDKLIATPDIMPKVAKLGKLLGPKGLMPSPKGGTVTFDLAAAIKEFKAGKLEYRADRSGIVHVLFGKASFAVEDLLVNLKALQESIDRNRPPGAKGRYWRSLFISATMGPGIEVDFNLLREMKLAEA
- the rplK gene encoding 50S ribosomal protein L11, coding for MAKKVTAVVKLALPAGKANPAPPVGPALGQHGVNIMMFCKEYNAKTADKVGMIIPAEITIYEDRSFTFVLKTPPASVLLAKAAGIEKGSGDPKGKKVGKITRAQLREIAQTKLPDLNTDDLEAAMRTVAGTARQMGITIVD